aaaaaaaaaaaacaaatcatacaacaattcaaaaacattaacttttccattttatttcgTATTTTTAGCATCACTAGCGGGACTTGTACCTGCTCGTGACATTCCCGTCAATCCCAAAGATCCATCTCTAGAATATGAAATTATTAACCCCCAATCTGTACCACAACCAAAGAAACCTATCATCGGAGACTCGACTCaatcaaatcaaaacaaaacttttactTATGATCCAATAACTAAACAATGGGCAGTTATCAAGCCATCAG
This DNA window, taken from Episyrphus balteatus chromosome 2, idEpiBalt1.1, whole genome shotgun sequence, encodes the following:
- the LOC129911953 gene encoding uncharacterized protein LOC129911953, whose translation is MKITLLLFAILVASLAGLVPARDIPVNPKDPSLEYEIINPQSVPQPKKPIIGDSTQSNQNKTFTYDPITKQWAVIKPSDEITEGTLIWNQNNDKWLTQSFIP